tatttactcacaatttaacaaattttgcgctattttcaatttagtcctttttaattaattagccatccaaacgttaaaattttctaacgaaactttaatactaactcaatgacactccataaatatttataaaaatatttatagctcaattttcaacttttaggtctcgatacctcatttttgacccgtttgacctaataaattcttttaattcactaatttcaccatttcacaaattcttctaaattcttacttgactcataaatattaaattactatcttgttcaatcttatttgtcgaatttagtgatctcaaatcaccatttccgacaccactgaaaattaggccgttacaacTCTCCAATGGTTTCGGGGCCATTAAATCCGTTgagtaaatttgtaaatattattttttaatatttacgagtcaaatgtgattttttaaaaaagtttttgatttgataatttatgttatataagtaatttattaagttcaagtagttttagaagatgaggtatcgagaccttatttttataaatcgagccgtaaatatttttataaatatttacggagtgtctttaaggtggtattaaagcttcgttaagaaattttaacgtttcgatggttaattaataaaaaaagtgcATTCCTGGAACTCCGTTCACGTAAACCGGactagtaaatatttttaattaggtttcaattaagtgaatttgcttgaattaaaagtaattaggtataaagactaaattgcagtgaaagttgaattatagatgaaagaaaattttaaaggactaaataagcaattataccattggtaTTAAATGACGCGGCACAACGATGaagatatttataaaatttaaagttatattatattttattatattatattatattataatgataaaataaagaataaataaaaagaaagaaagatagaaacgaaacgaaacagaaagaaaaagaaagaaagaaagaaaagaaaaatgaaagaaaggaaGGAGAAAGCCACAACCTTAGGGGCTTCAAAAGTTTTAAGTTCAACCGGTTtgtcaatttagtctatttttcttgtaatttttatgtttttgcaaTCCCAGTGTTAAATACTAAtccgacccatgtcaaaattttagaaattattgagtttttaagtgttgttaatgttgaataattttagtattagggactaaattgatagattttcaagttagaaatgaaaaaggattgaattgtagaataaattgtaaattttgagtaatagggattaaattatgaaaattttgaaatttagggatttaaatgaaattagagagttaaatctagtttaaagtggagattgaataaaaatatagaattgattgtgaagaaataaaattagtctcggtttagggactaaattggaatttacacaaatgttgagtaaaaagttgaaatattcaatatgaaatttaaattgtattgtatttataaattttaattgttttaattccgtagctaacgtcgtaccggaaccctcgactaaaaaggggaaagataaagtcgatgAGGAATAACTCgaaatttctggtttgtatttctataatccgaacttagttattaattgttgtattttgatttaatgttaatgataagtgttgaggtgagtaattgatgttttgataattgattgaatGATTTGAATTGGTAGataaatatatgtattgaatggatTGAGTTTTCAATTTGACATGATTGTATTAgtaattatgtgattatatgaaaagcTGACATTGGATATTGATTGttattgaattgtgaaatttaaaccctattaattgtatcgggctgaatcggatatagatggcatgccataggattggaagagttcagggatttctttgacttcgagtcgataagacactgggtgtcaatttactacttcggattaattcgatgaggcattgggtgccaatttacttcagtttagctgatgagacactgggtatccgttcgagtccgagtcgtgttaataggggtaattaagtGAAATGACACTATGATCGATGTTGGATGATAttatatgtgaaatgaaaatgagactgtgaattgaaatatggattgagacacatgaattgtgtattcatgaattggacATGGTACGAACATTATTGTTGTTTAAGTGAAATGTGTATTATATTGTGAGAAGCTATTTTATAGCAAATAATAAGAATTGAGTATGGTataaaatgatgtatttatgatttgagtattgaatggttaatgttattgtataaataaatgtgaattttaaatattcaattgtgcctattatattattttgtctttgaatattcggattatagaaataccactaagttttactcagcatacggttttgTTTCCCGTGCtcaggttaggtacttaattttgatcaccgattcagcatccaacaacgatcccgaactcaaatgtggtgatgtttatcctttgtgtcggcatgtacctaaggtgtctaaataatagttattttgtggattgattgtaaatgagattataagtttaattttcgttggttttatacatataaatatgtgtttgatTGTTGAGGTTatattatggcatggtaaattgaacgaaatctagataggtgcatgtgaatttaattctatgtttaagtgctcatgaactaggcaaattgattttgatttggtatgtttataatttggattaaaatgatactttgatgatttgttttgatgatatgaaatgtttgaaatttttgtctgtttgatctgtaaaatccgataatgctccgtaacccggttccggcgagggatacaaattgaggggtgttacagttggcATGACTTTCCACCTATCGAGTCTCCAAAACCTCATCATTGCCTATATATCCTCAATCAAATGGGCCTTCAAACACAATAAACTTGTTTAGGGTAACAACCTAAAAACATCAATTTTCACTCTTTTCAACCTCAAGTTATAGTtttttactcaacatgaacatagtaattgttaatgtttaaaaaagaaaaaagttatttACATAAGTTTTTTCATAGTTTTtccctttaaattattttatttataaggttgttgttttatttatagaattattattttaataaataaacttcATGTTAGAAAGTGAGAAAGATAGATATTCATttgtttatgaatatttttataattatatatgtatttttgtaaaatcttatatatttttattgaaaaatgaaattttattttttaaaataaattttaatttttaagaatcaagacTAATTTGACGGAATGTGTAAagttgaaggctaaatttgttattttttttaaatttaggattaaattgataaaatttataaattttagaggattaaatttgttattatactaataaaaaaacGACTGTTAATGACTTAGTGAAGGAGTGATCAGAATATcaaattttgagaattttaatttgacttgaatgtgaattaattattgtataaagaaaaagaaaagagaagaaacgTGTCAAAAATATTCTAGGTGGAGTGGGGCACAAAAAGGAGTACAATAATGGGTAGAAGATTTTTGTTCATCAAGAGGTTGCAATTTGAAGGTAAATTTGAACTCGTAAAGGAGCTGGACTTACACTATGGATGAAAATACAGGCATGGCATGGCAGATGGGAGCAACTGAGCAAGGACAATCGTTCTTGAATTGGATAGCAATCCAATTGTTGCAGGGTAGGTAAGTTGAGTAATGCAGTTGCTTGTGATGTTAGAAGAACGATGAATCTGCCATGGGAAGTCAAACTAAAGCATATCTATAGGGAGGGCAACAAAATAGCAGATGCTTTGGCTAATTATGCGTTCACATGGCCACTgggtttttattgttttttacaACCACCAGATGAGATTTTACGTTGTGCAGGACGGCATGTTTAGTGTTGGTCAACCAAGATTAGCGACGATGCTCTTTTTCTACCGATATATATAGTAGAAAAAGTCCAACACAAAAATGGGTGGAATCTAAGTTGCGGCAGCAATTGAGAAcgctaaaacttaaaaaatacatttttcataatatttttttatcacacTTTTCAAAAATACTCTCTTAATGAGGGGATCAAGGCCAAACTGTAGGGtttatagaaaatttaaatttctgTAACTCAATTGACCTATTGATGAGCCTTTTTAATCCACTAATTATAGTACTTATCCAAATATATAATCATGTGTgattacaaataattaaatctaatttagtTATAAAGTGATTTTTCAAGTGCACCCTAACTAGAATAtcctttcaaaaaatttaaattaacaataTGAAATCCAAAGTAAAAATAGAAGATATGAATCCTTGCcatgtaatttttaataaagaatatttctaaagttggaatccGAATCTCTATATAGAGGTGTACTAATATCCTTAGATATGAAAGGTTATAAATCTAATTTCTTATTTATTACAAAACTCATGTGTTTGACTGAACCAATTTCATATTATATACAAAGCCTCTCCAATTGGtttataaattcattttatttGGCCCATCGTAGATTTCataaactagtttttttttattttatttttaggttataattaattaattattttaaataatctgattaaaatcaatcattacaagcattaaattgaataattaagcTTAACTCAAACTAACTAAAATAAGTAATTtacacttcttcttttttttacagAGATAAAATTGAATTTGAAAGCTTAAAGCATCATAGCCCTAACTTTATCGACACAACTAAAACATCGTTAattattgttttctctctcttattttgaatatatatatatatataaatggataTATTATAATTGGAGATAGGATAGTTGTTAGAAATTAAACATAAACCCTTATGTCACAATACAATacttttatcattaaattaagaagttgttgaaaataatttagaatattatatttttaaatacatgTATTATATATGAAGAGGAGAGAATATCATGTATGACGCTCTTTAAATATGATTTAGTTTTGGATGattgttattatatttatatgaaacaaacaaaatttttaaaaatgactttagcaataaattattttgatcttTTGGATTTCGAATTAGTTAAGAAAGCCATGAAATAAATATCCATTTCCCTTCCCTTCATTGTCATTGTTTAGGTTAACTCTGCTATTAGATTGGATAAGTTGTAGATTtgatttatatactttaatttaattattttcagtccttgtattttttaaaacttgttATTTAACCAATTAGatttaactattatttttttggattagtattataattttaaaattttaaaaatatatataaaaattaaaattgaggaTATTAAAAACCTCCATAAATCTCCAGCTTAATATGAAAGTAAGAACGAAATCTCATATTTAAAccctaatatttaatttgatggaTAAAATGGTTGAcaagaaaatatattttagtaATGTGGTAGATATTCCTATGCCTAtggtatattaaaaaataaattaaatcacaGTCAGCCACTGTACTTGGTTTAATTTCTACATATAATTTCATACAATCAACGTCGTTTACATCAAATGTAGTTGAGAAGCCAATGTTGAATTAGAATTATTTTCGTTGAGTGTAATACCTGGTGTTGAGTGTTGACATTCTAGAATTATTTTTGTTGGATGTGTGGTCAACCATTTGCAAAATATTTGCCACGCTTCCCTTTTTTTTAACCTGTAAAGTAAAGGTTTTAACTTTATCCAGTTATGATATAATAGAGGTattaaaaatttaggcccatttatTAGGCTCGGGCCTGGtctaaaaaatagatttaaaattttgtctaagcttGATTAGaatgaaaatgttaaaattcgGGCCCAACTTGGCCCGccgatattaatttttatattattttttatataattttaaaatatatataatacatcaaaaatactaaaaacatcaaaataaatatttcccaacaaattaaaaataaatttaaaaaaatgtatacttaaataacactaagatagatgcaacttaacaagtaaatatctctaaaataataacaaaattaacaaatatctttaatataataataaaattaacaataaaataaattttatataatatccaaacaataacaacaaaataatattaacataatattaaaatggtagcaaaatagagagaaaataacaagaaaataatattaaaaaatcatatttttttatcctttagtaAATTCTTGAGGCCCGACTCATTTTTTAAATGGGcgttattttttttgttcaaacctATTTTTCAAgtctatatttttgtccaaatcctCTCACATTTCGGAcaggccttcgggccgggccatGCTAACCTCTAtgatataaggattaaatttgtaatttgagtTAAGTAGAGGGATAACCGTTTGacttaaaattagtttttttttaaatcaaatattatttttaaaaataaatataactttgcaataatttttaaataattactctCATATAAAAAACACTCGTGTTCATTCAACATTTACTTTTCTGTTTTCTATTGAATGAGTCAAATcataaaagatagaaaataatttatgaacatttacttatgttttaaatgatttaattagaGGCAGAGAGTGGATAATGGATTCAAGGAggatatatgtataataataattttatattttaaaaattaataatacgataaaattttattgatatttaaaaattttaatttttaaaattattttaatataagttTGTTGtcataactattttttaaattttaaaattttttatttatagatattaaatataaataaaaaataaaaccagaatgtcattttttttataatttacattAAATGCATGATTATAGACCTAAAAAGTTAATCGATCAGACTTTGATTATCCAAGTTGGAATCCAATCCTTATAAATGATGATTGAATTTGTTAATTAATTGAAGTTAGTTAATtagtttgagtttttttttatatttaaaaaaaatttaagatatgTTGATTTATttagttcttttaattttataaaagattattTTAACCTTCCAATTAATTTTTGGtttgtttagtttttaaatttatatttttgtctaatcattctaaaatgaataaaaatattaatattttttaattttgttgatagtATATACACGTAGATAatacatcaacatttaattatttcttacaATTTAACTACAAAGATAACTTTTGTAGGTTGTAACGAATGtataaatttcaaatcaaatattttgattacAATATAACATGCATCATACGGGAACTTTTTCAACTTGTTCCTTTCCTAATAATATATTCTACCATTACAAATATGGAATTCTGTCATTCATGGGTTTGTCCCTTATTTACCCATATATATAGATAGAATTTTGTTGTACACAATATTTAAACCAAGAGTTGTTTAACATCTCTGGAAATTGATTACCTTTATGAACATTGTAAAGATTGCCCCAAAGAGAATAGTGAAACTAACAATCACACAGTAATttctgaagtcaaaataatttCTGAAGTACTGCTCTATTGTCTCATTGTTCCCATCTTCAAACATGTCTGTTATATCTCTAAACTGTGAAACAACCAATCCATACAAGGTCTCAGAAACCGGACAAATCCAGTAGTACCACCTCCACCATATTGCCATACTCTGTAATTGGTGCACATTTGAATTTAGTTAGTCCTCAGgatttgtgtgtatatatgtatatgctaaAGATACCAAGACCTCAACCCGAGGTTTAATCCTATTGGTTTATGCAGTGGCATCCAACAGAATTGGATGCCATATGAGGCGAAGTAAAGTAAGGTGAAGAACATGAAGAAGAGATACCAGAAGAACTTAGCAATGGTCCACTCGAATCCGATCATAGCATACACTATAATGACATACACAAAAGCTTTAACAAAAATATAAGGTATCTCTATTATAATGGCATTTGGCATTGCAGAGTACATTCCAGCAGCTCTTTCTCTATAAAAAACTGTCCTTTCGACAGACATAACCGGTTGCACAAAAGCAGCGTCTTGGATACCAATGAAAAGAATAGCAACGCACATTGAACCCATTGCATTGGACAGGTTTTGTATTCTTTTCCTATAATTTCATGATGCAGACAATTAGTAAATGtaaataatttttctaactttatcattttcattcatttctatttaTTTGGTTCTACATACAATTTATTTCTGATTTCAACGAGTTAACGGAGAGATCGATTGGATATATATAATTAGAACTCAACTAATTTATAATTAGGTTTCAACTTTTCGCCTATCAATTATTtaatcatgaagtcattccaccaTAGTATCATAACTTAACTCCCCCTGAATACATACTATTTATGAAAGCTATTTAATAAATGTTCGTCCAATAatattgtcataagtgtgttatttttataaaatacataattttggtAGTTTTTTACCTCGAACCTTGAACTATGAACTTCAAACCCTTGATTTCAAATCTTGAACTCTAAATTTCCCGAACTCAAACCCTGAACTTTATAGGGTTTGGCATTTGAGTttgaggtttagggtttaaagtttaagattcaaatttaagatttagggtttgagATTCAAGTAAAGAATTTACCCAAATTATGTgacaataacataaaaaaatttactaaaatgtcattaaataattagaaaaagaCAATGGATAATTTTGTGGGAAAGAGTTATAAAATATTtgtgataataatataattagtAAACCTAAAGAAACCaatcaatttagaaaaaaaagaaaaagaaaagtaaatatgatattaatacatatatatatatatagatattgaTACATATAGATATAACAgcatatattaattttttgaataatactaaaaatattttattttttgagttgccttttcctttgaaaacataaacttactaatttaattttttatatacatttccGTGTACataaattcttaaaatataagggttttttttaaagttacaaatattgaaataaaattactaaattattacaataagaaagttgtaaaaatttaattaagcataaataaattcatttggaaaaaataataatttaaacacaaacaattaaaatggaataataaaatttaaaataagtaattaaaaactttcaattaTCTATCCCTATCTCTAACCTTTTAATGCCTAAATGGCCATTACTAATTTCTAATAGAAAAACATGAATGCACCACTAATACTCTTCATtcaacattcaaaaaaaaaatcaacattaatTCAACATTTAATGCCTAAACCCCTCATGACATTCATTCAACatttaatttctaataatttttaatgcctaaaaaattaagaaaattagcattattgaatttgataattaggtGTTCGCGGTCTCAAGTTTGTAAatgtttataattatattttgttaacTTATAAACTatggttttaaaattaaaaaattaatttatgtttaGAAAATAGTAGTAAACAATTTTCTTATGAACACTAAACAACGAAAagtattttcatttctatttaagCTCTGAATTTTTGaagaagacaaaaaaaaagaaggaaaaattgatatatgtaaaccaatttttttatttcaaaacaaaGTGTGAATGTATTGatatattaattttgttaagaattattttttgaaagatttatataaatttttattaacaaTAGTAAAATTGCttcatatgaaaaaaaaataaagtttttactTATTCTAGAATTATTTTTCAGAATTCAATCTCTTCAAAGCAAATTCGGTGAGAGTTCATGTACTGTTTTTTTAGAACTTGAACCTTGTAAAgctaaaaaagaaatcaaaataaaataaaaccatataTGAAAATAGATGAATATTTGTAATATTAGCTaacatgaaaatttaaaaaaacctaACAAGTGcagaaaaataaactttttttttctcatgaAAATTAATGTGTGTCTTCATTCAACATTTATTTTTCTCAATAAAAAAAGATAACAATGTTTTCCTTAAACTTTGAAATATAAACCATTAAAACGAATCATAAATTTTCGTTAATTTAGAGCTTAATCATTGGAGTCTtgaattattttaagtaatattttttttgaaagaaaataaaattcattaaaaaagaaGCTAATACAACAGAGAGTAAAATCAgagcataaaaatttcaaggaagcAGGCTTGAGGGTTTGGGCCGAATCTTCAAAACTGACTTCAAAGAATTTGGGCCGAATTTGTTTCATCTTCAACCGGTAGAGAAGCAATCAAACCATAAACTTTTTATATCTAAAAAGGTGTACATTGGTTCATAGTTGCATACAAGAAAAAACCTTTTATTACAATGACAGAATTTGGACCTTGTAATAAATGCATAAAATTCAAATAGCATTGATTTTAtaagaataaaacaaaaaaattctaTCGTCTCTGGAAATTTAACATCTTTATGGCCACAGCAAAGATTGTTCCAAAGAGAACTGCGAAACTAATAATCACAGCAGCAACAAATCCCAGGTAATCATGCCTGAAACCATAATAATTTCTCAAGTGCTGCTTCACTGTCTCATTGTTTCCATCTTCAAGCAATTCGTTTATATCTCCAAATTGTGAAACAAGCAATCCATACAAGGTCCAAGATACTGGACAAATCCAATAGTACCATCTCCACCATACTGGCATACTCTGTAATTGGTTTGAAACGAGTGAGAATAAAGCTTGTACTCAGTATTTGTGTATAGGTATATGCTAAAGAGACCAGCAACCTAAACCCCAGGTTTAATTCTGTTGGCTTATAGGCTTTGGTCTTCtttgtattgaaaaaaaaaaaaaagatatcaaattatttaaaagagcACATACAGGTCGTGGGATGATGAAACCTGAGAAGAGATTCCATAATCCGTAGAATGCTGAGGATACTATGGCTGCAATGTGGTTGTTTGGTGTGACAGCAACAGCCATCATGCCATAGAAGGTGAAGTAAAGTAAGGTGAAAAGCATGAAGAAGATATACCAGAAGAACTTAGCAGCGGTCCATTCGAATCCGATCATGGAATACACTATAATGCCATACACAGAAGCTTGAACAAAAATATAAGGTATCTCTATTAAGACCTGCAGTGGCCAAATGTGGAGGCAATTATAATGCACGTAAAACTTTCTTCACGATTTCAACTACTCTTcgaaatgagaaaattacttacCTGTCCAATGGCATATGGCATCGCAGAATACATTCCGGCAGCTCTTTCTCTATAAAAGACTGTCCTTTCTACCGACACAACAGGCTGCACAGATGAAGAGTTTTGGATACCGATGAACAGAACAGCAGCGTACATTGAACCCATTGCATTGGACAGATCTTGTATTTTTTTCCTATAATTTACAAGGTAGAGACAATTAGATACTTGAAGCTGACTGATGAAAACCAGTATTGAAGCCTGAGCTTTTGTAATTGAATTATTGCTTACGTTTTTGACCCAAGGTCCCAGAACAGCGTCCCAAACATCAATGCTATGGCTGTTGTAAAGAGGAATCTTACGGCAGTATACGGGGGGTTGCGCCAGTATGACCAGTGTTGCTTCCATAAACAAGCCGCACACTGACTCAAGAATGGTTGGGAGTACTGTGTTGCGAAATAGAGTTCCTTTGCACCAGGAGCAGGTTTGCTTAAATCTTCAATAAGAGCTTTGTTTCTCCTGAACAAATGACATGCCTCAGTAGCAAATTCAAGGTAGCTAAGATAAATAGGTCACATATATGTCTTATATATGCTAAACTAAAGTAATTAGTTGAATCTGGTTATTTATTACCTGTATAGGTCCGAGTTTTTGTAGATATCAGCAAAATCAACACCTAAAGATAACTCTTGCGCTGACGCCGTAACTTCCAACATCCACGTTGCGGGATTGTAGCCATCTTTGATTTTGCTAACCCCTTGAATTCCCTACAAAACATGAACATCATAATGTTAGATATAGTTTTCATGTGAACTCAGAAATGAATTCAGTATTGTCTTTCATTTAATCTCACCTCAAAATATTTGATAAGATATTTAGAATGGTGTCCTAATGGCCCCACATAGATTTCTTGTCCTCCACGTTTCATAAGGAATAGCTACAATTGCAATTTTATATTAGTTAGGCTATTACAAAAAGAACCAACAAAAAACGAAGCCACTCCTTTTGAAATTTAACTTTTTATGTTCTTCACCTCGTCAAACGCTTCAAATATGTCAATACTTGGTTGATGGATGGTACACACAACTGTTCTTCCAGTGTCCACTGTATTCCTAACTGTTCTCATAACAATTGCAGCAGCCCTTGCATCAAGCCCTGAAGTTGGCTCATCCATGAAAATGATAGAAGGGTTTGCCACAAGCTCGACTGCAATCGTAAGCCTCTTTCGCTGCTCCGTTGATAAACCATTTACACCGGGTAAACCAACTATGGCATGCCTTAATGAATCCAATTCCACAAGCTCCATGACTTCTTCTATGAACATCTGAAAAACATATGTGGAGATAAAACCATCAACATAATCCACTAGGAAAAT
The sequence above is drawn from the Gossypium hirsutum isolate 1008001.06 chromosome A05, Gossypium_hirsutum_v2.1, whole genome shotgun sequence genome and encodes:
- the LOC121228855 gene encoding pleiotropic drug resistance protein 1-like; this encodes MIKKRIQNLSNAMGSMCVAILFIGIQDAAFVQPVMSVERTVFYRERAAGMYSAMPNAIIIEIPYIFVKAFVYVIIVYAMIGFEWTIAKFFWYLFFMFFTLLYFASYGIQFCWMPLHKPIGLNLGLRSWYLYMAIWWRWYYWICPVSETLYGLVVSQFRDITDMFEDGNNETIEQYFRNYFDFRNYCVIVSFTILFGAIFTMFIKVINFQRC